From a region of the Rhipicephalus microplus isolate Deutch F79 chromosome X, USDA_Rmic, whole genome shotgun sequence genome:
- the LOC142775893 gene encoding uncharacterized protein LOC142775893: MKPKRQGNCCVPGCGVTYIGSTEGSKCSLFAVPTSPTLREKWEYSLRLPRGHMKSSSVVCEAHFEPHHLLRDFVHIIGGREVRLPRDRPKLAVGAVPVILSGQQRSDGGDQVTNNSTSRQHAKQDAPGPSMTKCEEKKRSSSAASLTERHAKCVKSAAHPVMDCNSETQGGTTNEGRRSLLTLTMPSTSRWTALQFPHVDGVFYVTSTLIPPSEISHDKVIFLKEEEDGLLCRTHINGSPYDEKRALSFAQAEEHMQKIDAASVCPGSIRKNEPNDGPLETFASGRNFRCHGGAFYSRSCEGVVPNGGVKCRPCAKARLSLIRKKCKVMRTTAATGATSAKRAICRQTKTLRQQNRRLLGRVSNLKSKLREMVKQNKAIKEGTFEESIADMPPKQREAALHFFRASKRASTRGLKFTQNWILECLLMKMKSPKLYKYMRSNKILVLPSEDTLRKYLSSYKTGFGFCTRVLSALKKKTRSMDAFKRHGGLLIDEMKLSEHLSVTSAATIEGLVDLGHFTSKKDKCEPCDHGMVIMFAPFTGKWTQVLAVFATHGNVKGELLAKILVEAVLLAEDAGLFVDFVTCDGATWNRKMWKVLGIEATSENIQCRMRHPKDSSRYVHFLSDFPHLIKCLRNNLLLHDFNTPDGLVGFQAPIYSFFFCCFIVVCLL, encoded by the exons ATGAAACCAAAGCGGCAGGGCAACTGCTGTGTGCCCGGCTGCGGGGTTACCTACATAGGATCTACTGAAGGCAGTAAGTGTTCGCTATTCGCCGTTCCAACATCTCCGACCCTGAGGGAGAAATGGGAGTACAGCTTACGCTTGCCAAGAGGGCACATGAAAAGTTCAAGTGTGGTCTGCGAGGCACATTTCGAGCCGCATCATCTGCTTCGAGACTTCGTGCACATTATAGGCGGTAGAGAGGTCAGGTTGCCCCGTGACCGGCCAAAGCTTGCAGTCGGAGCAGTGCCTGTTATACTGAGTGGACAACAACGTTCCGACGGGGGTGACCAGGTGACTAATAATTCGACAAGTCGTCAGCATGCCAAACAAGATGCCCCCGGGCCATCAATGACCAagtgcgaagagaaaaaaaggtccTCTAGCGCTGCGAGCTTGACAGAGAGGCATGCAAAGTGTGTGAAGTCGGCAGCGCATCCCGTGATGGACTGCAATTCGGAGACACAAGGCGGTACCACGAATGAAGGAAGACGTTCCCTTCTTACACTGACGATGCCGTCAACCTCCAGATGGACAGCCCTTCAGTTCCCGCATGTTGATGGTGTCTTCTATGTCACCTCCACACTAATACCGCCTTCAGAAATATCCCATGACAAAGTTATATTcctgaaagaagaagaagacggactTCTCTGCCGAACACATATAAACGGCAGTCCTTACGACGAAAAACGGGCTCTATCTTTCGCACAGGCAGAGGAACATATGCAAAAAATCGACGCAGCTTCTGTATGCCCTGGCTCCATAAGGAAAAATGAACCTAATGATGGCCCACTTGAGACATTTGCCTCTGGACGGAACTTCAGATGCCATGGAGGAGCGTTTTACAGCAGAAGCTGTGAAGGTGTTGTACCTAACGGAG GTGTAAAATGCCGTCCATGCGCCAAGGCAAGGCTGTCCCTGATTAGGAAAAAATGTAAGGTGATGCGTACCACTGCTGCTACTGGTGCCACTTCTGCAAAGCGAGCCATTTGTCGCCAAACGAAAACCTTGAGACAGCAAAATCGCCGACTGCTTGGACGGGTGTCAAACTTGAAATCAAAACTGAGAGAAATGGTGAAGCAGAACAAAGCTATAAAGGAAGGCACTTTTGAAGAAAGTATTGCTGACATGCCTCCAAAACAaagagaagcagcacttcattttTTCCGCGCTTCCAAACGAGCGAGTACCAGGGGATTAAAATTCACTCAGAATTGGATCTTAGAGTGTCTGCTCATGAAGATGAAAAGTCCAAAGCTTTACAAATACATGAGAAGCAACAAGATCTTAGTCCTACCAAGTGAAGACACCTTGAGGAAATATTTGAGCTCGTACAAGACAGGGTTCGGTTTCTGCACAAGGGTCCTGAGTGctctaaaaaaaaagacgagatctATGGACGCCTTtaagcgacacggagggctgctAATTGATGAAATGAAACTATCTGAACACTTGTCAGTCACATCCGCCGCCACTATTGAAGGTTTGGTTGATTTAGGCCATTTTAcatcaaaaaaagataaatgtgagCCATGCGACCATGGCAtggtgattatgtttgcacctttCACCGGCAAGTGGACACAAGTATTAGCAGTATTCGCAACACACGGGAACGTTAAAGGAGAGCTCCTCGCGAAAATTCTAGTGGAGGCTGTATTGCTTGCAGAAGATGCCGGTCTTTTCGTGGACTTTGTCACTTGCGACGGTGCGACATGGAacaggaagatgtggaaggtacttGGAATCGAAGCAACGTCTGAGAACATTCAATGCAGAATGAGGCATCCCAAAGACAGCAGTCGCTACGTCCACTTCCTTTCGGACTTTCCGCATCTCATAAAGTGTCTTCGCAACAACTTGCTCCTCCACGACTTCAACACTCCAGATGGGCTGGTAGGTTTTCAAGCTCCCATTTATTCCTTTTTCTTCTGTTGTTTTATTGTTGTGTGTTTGTTATAG